Part of the Pseudorasbora parva isolate DD20220531a chromosome 13, ASM2467924v1, whole genome shotgun sequence genome is shown below.
atataatacaatttattaGCAGCTTGATACTTGACTAAAGCAGCAGCACATTATTAAAACCACCTCTGTTTGGATGTAGCATCAAAAACAGAAAAATTAAATTACTACAGCATCAATAGCAAACGCAATAAGCATCGACCATTCAAAAAGACCCATGTAGAAGTGCACTGATCACTGGCACCTTCAAACAGCTGTAACATTTACATAGGCAGTTTCTGTGACATGAAAAGTAGCCTGAACCGATCACATGCCGTTCAAAGTTCTTTGGTTAATCGCTGCTTATGGTCATTCACCTCAAAAGGGTCTACATAGAAATATTTTCCTCCGGTATATACACATCTCTAAACCATTAAAGAcgattataatatatataaaaacacaacacaacctGCATCAATATTAGTTCCCAGTCATGTGCTAAACAATGCAGCTattaaaaataatcttaaaaaacCCAGCTGAATTTTCAAGATTAAAGCATGCACGTTACCTTTCTTAccacctcttcctcctcctgcCGTTTCTCGTAGTGTGAGAAGTCATCGAAGATAGAGGTGGTGTGTTTATAGGTGGCGATGATCTTCAGCACCTGCTTGGCCTTCTCCAGAGGCACCTCCTGCGTGTCACGGGAGTTGGTCACGGGCTTGTTGTCATTGTTCTCCAGGCGGATGTGCCTGAGCTGGCTGTTGGGCACGTCTTTAACAAACAGCCAGTCCACATCGAATTTGCCCTTCCACTTGTCCTGCGCCCAAACGCCGGCGCTGGTGCCGTAGTCTACAGGCGAGCGCATCTCCGCCACGCCGCAGAAGTGTCCGCTGCCATTGACGCTGAACAGCAGGTAGACGGGACCCTTGCCGTTGATGGCCCGAAAGGCTGAATCCAGCCGCTTGTTACCATGTTCCGTGCTGCACCAGATGGAGTACTTGATAGAGCGGTGGATGTCATCCTCCGAGTAGCTCTTAATGATGAACACCCGGCCGTTTTTCAGGTTCCAATCGAATTCCTTGGGGTTGTAGCTGTGCGCTGCGCGCAGCTTTTCCAGGACCGGGTGGGACTCGACAGCACCCGAGCCCGGAAGGCCGCCTCCGCCGCCGTTGCCGACCCCTCCGCCGCTCGAGGAACCGGTGCTGTCCACGCTGCCTCCCCCGCCATATCCAGGGTTGCGGTTACGCGGGGCAACCCACCGGGTTTGAGGGGGAGGAGCAGGGTTGTGGTTCTGGTAAGGCTGCGGAGGGGGCGGGCCCTGCATCGCCATCTGCTGGGCAAGCGATTGGGCAGAAGGCATGGGGGGCTGAGGCGGGGGCGGCAGCCCGTGTGGGTGAGGTGGTAGGTGACCCTGGGAGTGGAGGggaggctgctggtggtgtggCGGCAATGGCGAGGCCACTTTAGTCACAGGCCCCTTATTATCCCAAGTGCCGATGTCCATGTTGTGTTTGATGGGCGGTGGGGGCAGGGTGCCTCCAGCCATTGGCATCCCTGGCTTGCTCTTTATCTTTAGCTGCTGAGGCTTGGCTGGTTTGCTAGCGATGGCTGCCCAGGATGTGGGTTTGGGGGGCGGTAGCCCCATAGGAGTCCCACCATTACCCGTGGCCACCGCCGCCACTTGCCCTCCTCCGATAACAGAGCCCACCGTCTTCACCCCAGAACCACCTCCAGTCACGTCGCCGCCGATCTTTAGTCCCACCATGCCCTGCTCTAAACTATTCATACCTGGCGCCTTATTCAAGGTGTCACTGGGGAAGCCCGTTTGCCCATCGGGCACCAGTGTGCCACCTAAAGAACTAGGTGGGTAACTGTAACTGCCCCCATACGCAGAACTCTGAGTCTGCTGGCCCTGGGAGCCACTTGTACCCCAGGCGGAAAACGCAGGATTTTCAGGGAAAAAGTTAAAGCGGTGTGGATAGATGCTACTGCCCAGACCCCCAGGCTGTCCAAACACAGTGTCATGCATGAAGTGATGGTCTCCATTGCTGAGGGGGGCGTACGGAGTGAGGTATGGGATCGGCGGGTCTCCACCGGTGGACCAGGGGGCCTCGCTGAGGGGGTACGGGAAGCCAATCGAGGGGGCATAGTAGCTAGACAGGTATGGGTCGGTCATGGATTGGTAACTGTTATTCTGTGGGAAAACCAGAAATATAGATGTTAGAATTACTAATGACAAAATGCAAACCAAATATACTCATTTCAAACAGGACAAAAACTGATTAAACACGAAACTGCGTAAGCAACACTCCATATTTCTatggaatttttttaaaactccctcactaattaaaaattatgttataaaaatattatacagTCAGTTcctttttatattgtaatgtgGTTATGGTAATGTCctggtatttaaaaaaaaatacagacccATTTAGTGGTTAACACAACAGAAAAGAGTTCTTTTAGAAACAAAGTGTGTTTGCATTGACCATTTTACATGCATGTTATACTAAAAATCAAGTATTCTTTTTTCCAATGTAAACATCCTTTAAAATAAGATACATTTATCAGAACAGCAAAGTTATGTAAAAATAACGATACTCATTTTAAAAGAATgtgtgttaaataaaatattttctcaTTTTTATACCCTAagacaaacacaaaaacacatttctcaCCGGATTAGACTGGCCAGTGAGGTATGGTTCAAAGTCATTGTCATGGACTGTTTCCTTCTGATGGAGAGAGCCATTTTGCACTGAAATAAAGAGTGACATTTAAAAGCAGGGTTACTTTTCAGCCACTACATCTGATGATAAACCCAAAGCATGTGCTAAATCCAACAGCCTTCTCTTTTCTGGAAAAAATATTACCTAACCAGAGCTATCCGGTTCACATTTTAGATTTTAACAAATAATAAACAACTACAGTAAGTCACCACACTGATCTCAGTGAGTCATTGACCACATGTTCTGACTGAGTACCACAATACTACAGACACACAGTCATGGATGAAGCAGACAGTCTAAAAATCGCCCAAGGGACACAAATTCACAACTACAGTGGATAAAGCCACAGAATCTATTTAATTTGCTCAAAAGCCAAGCCCTCACACAGGAGCAGTTCTGGACTCCAGGAGGAGGTATATTCTCCATCAGGTGATTGACTGAGCTCTTTCACAACATTTGGAGGATATCTTTAAGAGCATATATGATTGTGAGATTAGATTCCATGCCAGTAAATAAGAAACAATATCCTGGCcgttttatttattaatctaGATGTATGTTAAAAGGCAGCTTTTAAAAAAACTTACCTTTAGCGTCTTGCCCTTTGGATGTCTTCCCATTCAGTAGGTGATCAGAGATGGACAGAAACAACAAGACAAAACATTAACACCGTTGAATCGTTGTTTTAAACACAAGCTCTTCGTGCTTAACATGTAAATACTTCCCAATGTTTCATCCTCTTAATCCACATCGACTCCATCAGAGCATCACCAATAAATCAATGCACTATCAGGGCTcgctttttaaaaataacattcgttatttaaaaaaacgggGGGCTTACACTGACATTTATTTAGTCAATTATGGTATTATACATGCACTCGGACAGCTCAATATTTCGTCGACCACGCAAATCAGCCCAAGTCCAGAGAAAACTGGTTATAACTCTCGGAAGCTGATGAGAGGGGATtgtgaaaataaattaatgaattaagaAAACGTCTGTTTGGACAGAGGAAACGCGATGTGATATTCAACGAAACGAGTGGGAAAAAATGCTAAATCGTTAGCCACCGCGCTTGTGAGAAGCAATGAGAGGCAGATGCCCGTAATGTCTCCGCAGAAGCGGCGGAGGCTGCACGCGCATTCCCTGCTCCTCCTAAAGGCCTTAGCGACGCCGTGCCACTCCAACCTACCTGTGGGTCAATACTGGTGGTAGACATAATTCATCAAGAGGGCCTCTTTAGATTCAGCAAGAGTCTTGcaaagaaaaactgaaacaGCAGCGAAGGTGCTCGGCGTAACCCGAAGCCCGTGGGTTCCTCTCGGCTCCGTACAGGCTGAACTGCGCTTTTTTCAGCAAGTTCCACGACTTGATTCTGGCGATCCGGTCCTCTCGAGCGCACTAAAAGTCCAGCCTGGGGATGTTTCCGAGAGTATTAGAGGCTCTGCGGTTTTGAGGTTTAATCCAATGCTGTCACAAGCCGTGTGTAAATTAATTTCAAagtgtatataatttttttcctcCTCCCAGCCCGCAGTTATTGTGCACCTCTGTTCACTTCCGCCCAATGGCCGCTCCATCCGGGATCTGTGCGGAGGGACTGACGCCACATGGACCGGGTGGCCATCAACCTGAGAAAATTGGGGGGAAAGTTATTACTGCATACATATCTTATTTATCTTAGTAAATTAATTTCATATTTCATTCTCATAATTACTTCAATAACTTTAAAGTATAGTGTTTATAAAGTGCATTTTTTGGCTTTGACATAATTGGATATGGCTATTAGGGGCCAATACTGCTGtaattgttattttttgtttattttagtgctgtcaaatttaTTAATCACTTTTAAAAACCCTTTATATACAGGTCGTTCTCAAAAAATTTACatatgtgataaagttcattattttccataatgtaatgataaaaattaaactttcatatattttacattcATTGCACATCAACTGAAATAttgcaggtcttttattgttttaatactgatgattttggcatacagctcatgaaaacccaaaaattctcaaaacatttgcatatttcatccgtccaataaaagaaaagtgtttttaatacaaaaaaagtaaaccTTCAAATAATCATGTTCAGTTAatcactcaatacttggtcgggaatccttttgtagaaatgactgcttcaatgcggcgtggcatggaggcaatcagcctgtggcactgctgaggtgttatggaggcccaggatgcttcgatagcggccttaagctcatccagagtgttgggtctcgcgtctctcaactttctcttcacaatatcccacagattctctatggggttcaggtcaggagagttggcaggccaattgagcacagtaatgccatggtcagtaaagcatttaccagttttttttttttttttgggggggggggggggggggggggggttgaatctctgtgccagtctccctgtgtgagctgtatgccaaaatcatcagtattaaaacaataaaagacctgaaatatttcagtttttaacttttatcacatatgcaattttttttagaagtaccggtgtgtatatatatatatatatatatatatatatatatatatatatatatatatatatatatatatatatatatatatatatatatacatacatacatacatacaatataCACCAATCGACCAGGCATAACATCACCTATGTTGGCCCGTCTTTTGCTGTCAAAACAGCCTGACCCATTAAGGGATGGACTCCAcctcctttaagtcctgtaagttgcgaagAGGGGTCTCCATGGATCAACTTGTTTGATCAGCCATGCAACAAATGCTCGATTGGAGATTGGATTGAAATctagggaatttggaggccatgTCAACCTCAAACTcgctgtgctcctcaaaccattcctgaatcatttttgctttgtgtcagggcacattatcctgttgaaagaggccacagccactagggaataccatttccatggAAAGGTGTACAtgcatggtctgcaacaatgcttaggtaggtggtacatgtcaaaataACAGCCACATGGATGACAGGACACAAGGTTTACCAGCATAACAAAAGCATCACAATGCCTCTTCCAGCTTGCCTTTTCTCCatatcctggtgccatgtgttccccaggtaagtgacctgcccatccatgtgatgtaaaagaaaatgtgattcatcagaccaggccaccttcttccattgctctgtggtccagttctgatgctcacgtgcccactgttgatGTTGGTGCTTTCAGTGGTGGACAGCGGTCAGGATGGGCACCCTGGCGGTTCTGCGGCTGTGCAGCCActtacgcaacaaactgtgatgcactgtgtattctgacacctttctatttTAGAGCCAGGATAAACTTCTTAAGCAAATTGAGCTACAGTATAGCTCGTCattttgatcagaccacacaagCCATCttttgctccccacgtgcatcaatgagccttggccaaccctgtcgccggttcaccactattccttccttggaccacttttgatagacaaTGACCTTTGctgaccgggaacaccccacaagagctacAGTTTTGAAAATACTAGCTGTCACaattggcccttgtcaaacgcACTCaaatacacttgcccatttttttcattctaacacatcaactttgaggacttGCTGTTCACTTGCTGACTAATATATCCCACCGTggtgaagagataatcagtatATTTCCCTTCACCTGTTATAATTTGATGCCTTATTGTTGTAttgtatagtatatatatatatatatatatatatatatatatatatatatatatatatatatatatatatatatatatataaacttttatgttggatgtgattaatctcaattaatcgatttgacattACTACATCATTtctgaatgggagtcaatggcagccctgAACCAGTTAAAATGATGAAAAATAGTAGGAAACACTGGAACCCCACAGGGAGCAGCTCTGCTTCAACAAACCACCCATTTCACAGATGACACAAGATACAACAAGAGTTAAATGTGATGAGTTATTTTTGGTTGATAATGTGTTGCCAGTTTGAAAGTGATGAAGAGGGAACGTTGGATGCTATACAAAAGATGCCATACAATAATTGCAGGTGTACAGGTAAGATTATCAGTcatgttttttattgttatgTTGGGAACCTATGATATGTGGGCTACTGTAAGCTGTTGCCTCAATCACGGATTTAAACACAACTTATGTTTTTCTCACTTTAACCATTAGGAGTCAGTCTCATTTGAGTCGAATTGTGGAATTTCCTCGATAGCacaaagctacactgtgtgatatttccccccatctggcggtgtaaaggtatatgactatccagtgaatattagtttctgttcctctcaattctgattttcactcctacggtggccgatttagtccaagattaacatggcttccagttcgacctcgtccatgagtgccatcgactgttaaaacgcgaaaggcgaagcttgaatttttgggtatgtccctctttggctaatgtactttcaagatggaggggcaacatggcgaccggcattcgaacccctcacctgtatgtattttcaatggaatattttaaacttacgagaatactttattacttgaaagaagtaaatatacattaatgagcacatatatatttttgaaagaactaagtgtttttagctaagaataaactaaaaaatgaCACAGTGAAGCTTTAATGAAAGTGATTATTCATACAAAATGTGGtgttttatatcaaatatttattAAGATATGCACTACATGTATAACTTAAGGAAAGAAAATACGATACGACTACAGCTAGCATTCAAAATACAGTTTTCagtaaatgtatttacataCAAAATGAGGTTTGATGTTCTGTATGTTACGTTTTTCTTTGGGTCATTAAGATACAGAGCACTAACATGCAGATATTATAATTGCGCTCTCCCATACTCACACAAATATGGCATGTGTTACTGGTAGTAAAGGAGACAGATGTACATCATTAAAAATTAAACAGCATTTTGCTGTGTACTAACATAAGTGCATGTAagcaattaattattattaatttaatctcCAACATTAAACCTAAAGAAATCTCTGCATTGTTTAAACTCTTCTGATCTgaacaaaatgtacaaaatatagCATTTGAAGTGTAAAATTAGAAGTCCCAGGCTTAAACAgtaggctagaaaaaagaattCGCAGAGGTAGGTAGCAAGAAGTTCAGAATAAAGTCATGAAAATGTTTTATAGAAAAATcactttctgaaaaaaaaagcaatataaATGCTTGTGAGGTTAATGGTTGTATACTTTGACTTTGTGATGGATAGATATAGAAGCCTTTTGACTGGAGACGCATGTTTGTAAGGAGAGTGTTTGCGTGCATCAatcttattttcttaattttgtgtgtgtatgtgtatacatatttaaatcatttaaaatccATCTGATCTGATTTCTGTCCTTTTCTGCAATATCTTCCCACTCTCAATGTTCTTTCAGATGTTGACATCTGGCCACTGTCACTTATACAaatctgaaaagcaacacaatGTAGATACAACATTATATTCACGTGAAGTAATATCAGTTGCGAATATGAATAATTGAAACATAATCAAAAATGACTTAATAAACAGATAAAAGGTAAAACACAAGgaaatgtattttacaaacaTGTGTCTTCCTCTTCATTGAAGATACTGACGATATAGCAGGCAAATACAAATCCCAGAGCCTACATACAAACAAAGCAACAGATTAAGTCACATACACGCCACTTTTTTTTGCGAGTATCTGTgattttttgtatttgtatgaatGTATCACAAAACTTAAAGCTGAAGAATGAAGTGTTCATATTAAAACTAAGGTATGTTTTTTAATAGGTTTGCATGTTATTTTGTAAGTTATTTAAAACTTGTTATGGCTGACACAACAGCATTTCCTTAACAACAATCATTATTTCTCTACACTTCCGCTTTAAATGACAATGACTTGATCCGTTTTAGGTTCTTACAGAAATGAACAGTTGCAGGGCGCTGTGCATAACCTCGATGTACTGATACTCCAACAAGCAGTTCAATTCAGAGACTAGCGCAGGACTGTCCAAATGCTGCCATCTTGTGGTCGGGAGGTTTCTGTTCCCACAGCCCGGACCATTGTCCTTCCACCATGAACGGTGAGATGAAATTCCCAGTGACAGATAATTACTGTCCTATAACGGCACATCACAGAAATGCCTTAACAGTTTGAATTTTCAGAAAACATTATTGACTTTAATGCTGTAGTACTGAGGAATCATAGAGTGTAAGTTTAAAATCCCAGTTTAATCCCATTAATCCCAATATAGGTTGTAAACCTATATTACAGAGATGATATCATACCAGTGGGATGAATGTATGTGAACTTGGTTTAGCACTAGACTGACTCATATGAACATTCCCATTAAAATGTGTCTCTTTACCTTTGATAGCCCTCCGAGGTCTAGATAAAGGCAACAGATAAAGATATTCCAAGTCACCCAAAACACGGTCCAGACTATATACTAAAAGAAAAGGAAAGGACACATAATGGTCATCAgagatattaaaatgtaaaaccagtaatatcatgtaatattattgcaattaactgtaattaataaaaaaataataatcaaaattaatatttccgtgtatattttaaatgtcatttattcctgtgatgtcaaaacagaatgtcacatgatccttcagatattattctaatatgctgatctgGTGATCAtgaaacatttataatattgtCTGGAAACCAGGATACATTTTTCCAGGATCATTTGATTAATACAAagatcaaaagaacagcatttcatttcattgaaacagaaatattttgtaacaatataaacgtctttactgtcacttttgatcaatgaaTCTCATTATCCCAGGATATTTATTTACTAATtttctataaataaataaaaaatatataattctaattaaattaatcatattgatttatttagttaatacattatttCAATTTCAGAAATTAATGTAAGTATTTTTGTAATgtgattatatataatattagtattttacaaataatatttataatattacaattattgTACTTATTAGattcaaaagtaaaaaaaagaaaagaagaagagaTAAATACTGTACACACCAAAACTACATAGCGGGGCTTATACTGGACTGTCCCAAACAAGCCCAATATCACCACAATGATGTGCAGGAAGTTGACAAGGATGGGCGCCCACTGGTAACCTAGAAAATCAAACACCTGTCTCTCCACAGCAGTGATCTGGAGAGAGAAAGACAAGAGTATGATATGAACAAGATCTCTACATACTGTGGAAACAATAGCAACGCCAGTTTCTTTGCATCTACACgactaaataaaaacatcatacaGCCCCAAACACAATCATAATGTAGACCCCATCTCTTTTTCCCAGAGACACACAATCAAAACCCCCACCtctgttttttttcacatgctGGCTTTTTACTCAGGGTTGCCAGGGTAACAGAGCCAATGGGGTACAAAGCTTGTGACAGAAAAATAGAGAGTGAGAGGTGGAGAAAGAGAAAAGGAGGGGAAAAGGTTGAGCGAGAGGAGATGAGGGCTCTCCTTGGAGGTCAGAGGCTCAGTGAGGGGAGATGTATGATTCAGAAGGGAGGTGCTGGGTGTGGGGGATGCTGCTCCTTTCATAAAGCTTCACTGCAGCAGTCATAAACCCTCTCTCTTGCTGCCACTAACCACCCATCCCCCATGCAATCTCTCTCTGTATGCCATACTGCTGTGTACCAGCTGTTCTCAGAGGTTCCACCTCAAATCAACCATTCGTAGCATGTCTTCCCCAGTCCCCATCCACTGTGTTCCAGCACTAGCTTTGTCGACTTTAACGAGccaaacataaaaacataaaactgTG
Proteins encoded:
- the ythdf1 gene encoding YTH domain-containing family protein 1, which translates into the protein MSTTSIDPQTSKGQDAKVQNGSLHQKETVHDNDFEPYLTGQSNPNNSYQSMTDPYLSSYYAPSIGFPYPLSEAPWSTGGDPPIPYLTPYAPLSNGDHHFMHDTVFGQPGGLGSSIYPHRFNFFPENPAFSAWGTSGSQGQQTQSSAYGGSYSYPPSSLGGTLVPDGQTGFPSDTLNKAPGMNSLEQGMVGLKIGGDVTGGGSGVKTVGSVIGGGQVAAVATGNGGTPMGLPPPKPTSWAAIASKPAKPQQLKIKSKPGMPMAGGTLPPPPIKHNMDIGTWDNKGPVTKVASPLPPHHQQPPLHSQGHLPPHPHGLPPPPQPPMPSAQSLAQQMAMQGPPPPQPYQNHNPAPPPQTRWVAPRNRNPGYGGGGSVDSTGSSSGGGVGNGGGGGLPGSGAVESHPVLEKLRAAHSYNPKEFDWNLKNGRVFIIKSYSEDDIHRSIKYSIWCSTEHGNKRLDSAFRAINGKGPVYLLFSVNGSGHFCGVAEMRSPVDYGTSAGVWAQDKWKGKFDVDWLFVKDVPNSQLRHIRLENNDNKPVTNSRDTQEVPLEKAKQVLKIIATYKHTTSIFDDFSHYEKRQEEEEVVRKNLEPAPLQNRSRLDQERQNRNKQ
- the nkain5 gene encoding sodium/potassium-transporting ATPase subunit beta-1-interacting protein 3 isoform X1; translated protein: MGCCSGRCMLIFFCALQLITAVERQVFDFLGYQWAPILVNFLHIIVVILGLFGTVQYKPRYVVLYIVWTVFWVTWNIFICCLYLDLGGLSKDSNYLSLGISSHRSWWKDNGPGCGNRNLPTTRWQHLDSPALVSELNCLLEYQYIEVMHSALQLFISALGFVFACYIVSIFNEEEDTYLYK
- the nkain5 gene encoding sodium/potassium-transporting ATPase subunit beta-1-interacting protein 3 isoform X2, which produces MGCCSGRCMLIFFCALQLITAVERQVFDFLGYQWAPILVNFLHIIVVILGLFGTVQYKPRYVVLYIVWTVFWVTWNIFICCLYLDLGGLSKDSNYLSLGISSHRSWWKDNGPGCGNRNLPTTRWQHLDSPALVSELNCLLEYQYIEVMHSALQLFISALGFVFACYIVSIFNEEEDTCLFV